One part of the Chryseobacterium sp. 7 genome encodes these proteins:
- a CDS encoding efflux transporter outer membrane subunit produces MKRVKNIILTFVLAIGSVSCVSKLAYTEPELPLPEKFQYTATADTASIANLEWKQFFSDPILQGLIEKGIKNNYDLQIALKQVAASQEKLKQAKYMQYPDVGFGVSGQISRPSKNSMNGQSLNLFLGSSHVEDYNAAFNLSWEADIWGKIKNQQEVSRMQYLQTYEGSKAVQTQVVAAIAQGYYNLLMLDRQLAIAKSNLELSTNTLMITQKMWESGDNTSLGVQQASAQKQATELLIAQLEQNIAIQENALSILTGELPNKVNRTIEMSDTSLPQNISAGLPAAMVSRRPDVRQQELVLLESNAMVGIAQANMYPALKITANGGVNSFKFDNWFQIPASLFGSVLGGITQPIFQKRQLKTDLEVAKIQREKNVLAFRQSVLNAVGEISDALVSNENLKVQEQKATEQSTTLKDGIKSAQLLYKGGSANYLEVITAQGNSLQAELNLASIKRQRLSSIVDLYRALGGGWK; encoded by the coding sequence ATGAAACGAGTAAAAAATATTATTCTAACATTTGTGCTGGCCATCGGCTCTGTTTCGTGTGTGTCTAAACTGGCATACACGGAGCCTGAGCTTCCTCTTCCGGAAAAGTTTCAGTACACCGCCACTGCAGACACTGCCAGTATAGCTAATCTGGAGTGGAAACAGTTTTTCAGCGATCCTATTTTACAGGGACTGATTGAAAAAGGAATTAAAAATAATTATGACCTTCAGATTGCCTTAAAGCAGGTAGCTGCTTCACAGGAAAAACTGAAACAGGCAAAATATATGCAATATCCGGACGTTGGTTTCGGAGTAAGCGGCCAGATTTCAAGACCTTCCAAAAACAGTATGAATGGGCAAAGCTTAAATTTATTTTTAGGTTCAAGCCATGTTGAAGATTATAATGCAGCCTTCAACCTTTCATGGGAAGCTGACATTTGGGGAAAAATCAAAAACCAGCAGGAAGTTTCAAGAATGCAGTATCTTCAGACGTATGAAGGTTCAAAAGCTGTTCAGACTCAAGTGGTAGCAGCTATTGCGCAGGGATATTATAATTTATTGATGCTTGACAGACAATTAGCGATTGCAAAATCCAATCTGGAACTGAGCACCAATACCCTAATGATTACACAAAAAATGTGGGAAAGTGGTGATAATACCTCTTTAGGAGTACAACAGGCATCAGCACAGAAACAGGCAACAGAACTTCTGATTGCCCAACTGGAGCAAAATATCGCTATTCAGGAAAATGCATTGAGTATTCTAACTGGTGAGCTGCCTAATAAAGTAAACAGAACGATTGAAATGTCTGATACTTCATTACCTCAGAATATCTCCGCAGGACTTCCGGCAGCTATGGTAAGCCGCAGACCGGATGTGCGTCAGCAGGAATTGGTTTTATTAGAATCCAATGCCATGGTTGGAATTGCTCAAGCCAATATGTACCCTGCATTAAAGATTACAGCCAACGGAGGAGTAAATTCATTCAAATTTGATAACTGGTTCCAGATTCCGGCTTCGTTATTCGGGTCGGTTTTAGGAGGAATTACCCAGCCTATTTTCCAGAAAAGACAATTGAAAACAGATCTGGAAGTAGCAAAAATTCAAAGAGAGAAAAATGTGTTGGCATTCCGTCAGTCGGTATTGAATGCCGTGGGAGAAATTTCTGATGCTTTGGTTTCCAATGAAAACTTAAAAGTTCAGGAACAGAAAGCCACGGAACAATCTACCACGTTAAAAGACGGAATTAAAAGTGCACAACTTCTTTACAAAGGAGGTTCAGCCAATTACCTGGAAGTGATTACAGCACAGGGAAATTCCCTACAGGCAGAGTTGAATCTGGCTTCCATTAAAAGACAGAGATTAAGCAGCATTGTAGATTTATACAGAGCTTTAGGCGGCGGTTGGAAGTAG
- a CDS encoding efflux RND transporter permease subunit, with product MLKQFIERPVLSTVISIILLLLGALSLFNLPIALFPDIAPPSVQVTAFYPGANAEVVARSVATPIEEAVNGVENMTYMTSNSSNDGTMTLSVYFKQGADADNAAVNVQNRVSKAMSQLPQEVVQAGISTQKVQNSMIMFMGLTSENEKQYDELFLQNYLKINVIPQIQRIPGVAQAQVFGTRDYSMRIWLKPDRLASNNLSPQEVLAAIKDHNLEAAPGRLGQGSKETYEYILKYKGKLNKNEDYENIAIKANSDGSFLRLKDVARVEFGSYTYTATNRVDGKPVAGFAILQTAGSNANEILTEIEKQVKVMETTLPKGVKPIIMYNSKDFLDASIHQVVETLVIAFVLVFIVVFIFLQDFRSTLIPAIAVPVAIIGTFFFLQLFGFSINMLTLFALVLAIGIVVDDAIVVVEAVHSKMEQTGMPVEHATMHSMSEISGAIISITLVMCAVFIPVGFMQGPAGVFYRQFAFTLAIAILISAVNALTLSPALCAMFLNDPQGEHGEHGHKKGFGARFFNAFNASFNSMTRKYIYSLKFLIKNKWVAIGGLVIITAASVFLIKQAPSGFIPTEDQGFVLYAVNTPPGSSLERTHRATEQIDKIINGEKATNHLWVADGMNFISNSNASPYSAGFIKLKDYDKRGEMKDPDEIAATLTGKVSQVKDANAFFFNFPTVQGFGNVSGFEFMLQDKTNGSFKQLETTTQQFIGELMKRPEIAFAFTTYAAGNPQYTIDVDTDKANQLGVSVTELMQTMQIYFGSSFVSDFNRFGKYYRVMAQADIPYRTDVNSLEGIYVKNKSGEMVPAKTLVTLKRSFGPETVTRNNLFNAVTINGTPKPGYSTGDAIKAVEEVAQQSLPRGYGYEWTGITREEIKTSGQTTFIFFLSILFVYFLLAAQYESYILPFAIILTIPTGIFGVFAFTGLAGIDNNIYVQVGLIMLVGLLAKNAILIVEFAVQRRKAGKTLIESALQASRLRLRPILMTSFAFIVGMLPLVWTQGASSKGNHSIGYSTVGGMLTGVIFGIFIIPVMYVVFQYLHEKMPSRKKKRLLKKQMEEELLAASH from the coding sequence ATGTTAAAACAATTTATAGAAAGACCGGTCCTTTCAACGGTCATCTCCATAATACTTTTATTATTGGGAGCTTTGTCTCTCTTTAATTTACCGATTGCCCTCTTTCCGGATATAGCTCCACCAAGCGTTCAGGTAACGGCATTCTATCCTGGAGCTAATGCTGAAGTCGTAGCACGTTCAGTTGCGACTCCTATTGAGGAAGCAGTGAACGGGGTTGAAAATATGACCTATATGACTTCCAACTCTAGTAATGACGGTACTATGACACTTAGCGTGTACTTCAAGCAGGGAGCAGATGCGGATAATGCAGCGGTAAACGTACAGAACCGTGTATCAAAAGCAATGAGCCAGCTGCCTCAGGAAGTAGTACAGGCGGGAATTTCAACCCAGAAGGTTCAGAACAGTATGATCATGTTCATGGGGTTAACCAGTGAAAATGAAAAACAATACGATGAATTATTCCTTCAAAATTACCTGAAGATCAATGTCATTCCACAGATACAACGTATCCCAGGAGTTGCACAGGCTCAGGTATTCGGAACAAGGGATTATTCCATGAGAATCTGGTTGAAACCGGATCGTTTGGCATCAAACAATCTTTCTCCACAGGAAGTGTTAGCAGCCATTAAAGATCATAACCTTGAAGCTGCCCCAGGCCGTCTTGGGCAAGGAAGTAAGGAAACTTACGAATACATCCTCAAATATAAAGGAAAACTAAATAAAAATGAAGACTATGAAAATATCGCTATCAAAGCGAATAGTGACGGTTCTTTCTTAAGATTAAAAGATGTAGCACGAGTAGAGTTCGGATCTTACACCTATACTGCGACCAACAGAGTAGACGGGAAACCGGTTGCCGGATTTGCCATCTTACAAACCGCTGGTTCCAATGCCAACGAAATCCTTACGGAGATTGAAAAGCAGGTGAAAGTAATGGAAACCACTCTTCCAAAAGGAGTGAAGCCTATTATCATGTATAATTCCAAAGACTTTTTGGATGCTTCTATCCATCAGGTTGTGGAAACGCTTGTTATTGCTTTCGTGTTGGTATTTATTGTAGTATTTATCTTCCTTCAGGATTTCAGATCTACATTAATCCCGGCAATTGCCGTACCGGTAGCGATTATCGGAACCTTCTTCTTCCTTCAGCTATTTGGCTTCAGTATCAATATGCTTACTTTATTCGCATTGGTACTCGCCATTGGTATTGTAGTGGATGATGCGATTGTAGTAGTAGAAGCTGTCCATTCCAAAATGGAACAGACAGGAATGCCTGTAGAACACGCTACGATGCACTCAATGAGTGAAATTTCAGGAGCTATTATTTCCATTACATTGGTAATGTGTGCCGTGTTTATTCCGGTCGGGTTCATGCAGGGACCTGCAGGAGTTTTCTACAGACAGTTTGCCTTCACATTAGCGATTGCGATTTTAATCTCAGCAGTGAATGCATTAACATTGAGCCCGGCATTATGTGCAATGTTCTTAAATGATCCTCAGGGAGAACATGGTGAGCACGGTCATAAAAAAGGTTTTGGAGCAAGATTCTTCAATGCTTTCAACGCCAGCTTCAACAGCATGACGAGAAAATATATCTACAGCCTTAAGTTTTTAATTAAAAACAAATGGGTTGCCATAGGAGGTCTTGTTATTATTACAGCAGCAAGTGTATTTTTGATCAAACAGGCTCCGTCAGGATTTATTCCTACTGAAGACCAGGGATTTGTACTATACGCTGTAAATACTCCTCCGGGAAGTTCACTGGAAAGAACACACAGAGCAACGGAACAAATTGATAAAATCATCAATGGGGAAAAAGCAACCAACCACCTTTGGGTAGCAGATGGGATGAACTTTATCAGTAATTCTAACGCTTCTCCGTATTCTGCAGGTTTTATCAAACTTAAAGATTATGACAAACGTGGGGAAATGAAAGATCCGGATGAGATTGCAGCAACATTGACAGGAAAGGTAAGCCAGGTGAAAGATGCTAATGCATTCTTCTTCAATTTCCCTACTGTACAAGGTTTTGGTAACGTTTCAGGATTTGAATTCATGCTTCAGGATAAAACGAACGGTTCTTTCAAACAGTTAGAAACAACTACTCAACAGTTTATTGGAGAGCTGATGAAAAGACCTGAAATTGCTTTTGCCTTTACAACTTATGCAGCAGGAAACCCTCAATATACCATTGATGTGGATACAGATAAAGCCAACCAGCTGGGTGTTTCTGTAACAGAATTGATGCAGACCATGCAGATTTATTTCGGAAGTAGCTTTGTATCGGATTTCAACAGATTCGGAAAATATTACAGAGTAATGGCCCAGGCAGATATTCCGTACCGTACAGATGTTAATTCACTGGAAGGAATTTATGTAAAAAATAAATCAGGAGAAATGGTTCCTGCAAAAACTTTGGTAACGCTGAAAAGATCTTTCGGTCCTGAAACGGTAACAAGAAATAACCTTTTCAATGCAGTAACGATTAACGGAACTCCAAAACCTGGCTACAGTACCGGAGATGCCATCAAAGCGGTAGAAGAAGTTGCCCAACAATCCCTTCCTAGGGGATACGGATATGAGTGGACAGGGATTACCCGTGAAGAAATAAAAACAAGCGGACAAACTACCTTTATTTTCTTCCTAAGTATCTTGTTTGTATACTTCTTACTGGCAGCTCAATATGAAAGCTATATTCTTCCGTTTGCGATTATTCTTACCATTCCTACCGGGATTTTCGGAGTATTTGCATTCACAGGATTAGCAGGAATTGATAACAATATTTATGTTCAGGTGGGATTGATTATGCTTGTAGGACTATTGGCGAAGAATGCCATCCTGATTGTGGAATTTGCCGTACAGAGAAGAAAAGCAGGTAAAACATTAATTGAATCTGCCCTTCAGGCATCAAGATTACGTTTAAGACCCATCTTAATGACCTCTTTTGCCTTTATCGTAGGGATGCTTCCACTGGTATGGACACAGGGTGCTTCCTCAAAAGGAAACCACTCTATCGGTTACAGTACCGTAGGAGGAATGCTTACAGGAGTAATATTCGGGATCTTTATCATTCCGGTAATGTATGTTGTGTTCCAGTATCTGCATGAAAAAATGCCAAGCAGAAAAAAGAAAAGACTTCTGAAAAAACAAATGGAGGAAGAACTTTTAGCTGCTAGTCACTAA
- the miaA gene encoding tRNA (adenosine(37)-N6)-dimethylallyltransferase MiaA, with translation MKKKNLISIVGPTGIGKTRLAIDLAQHFNTEIISCDSRQFFKEMKIGTAAPSEEELSAAPHHFIGNLSVEEYYSIGQYEEDALQKLNELFTTHDTVILVGGSMMYEKAVIEGLHDLPEANAENQDKLQAIMEQEGIEKLQEILQELDPEYFSVVDIHNHRRLLRAIDIIWQTDKKYSDHISVSQNGRDFNVIRIGIEAPREELYDRINRRVDIMMEKGLPDEVKGLEKFKNLTALNTVGYAELFKYFDGEWDLDFAVSEIKKNSRRYAKRQLTWYRKADDIHYLQLGYSEKDFGDLLNWIAEQFQE, from the coding sequence GTGAAAAAGAAAAATTTAATTTCTATTGTAGGACCTACCGGAATTGGTAAAACGAGATTGGCAATTGATTTGGCTCAGCATTTCAATACGGAGATTATTTCATGTGATTCCCGCCAGTTTTTTAAAGAAATGAAAATAGGAACAGCTGCACCATCTGAAGAAGAGTTGTCTGCTGCACCTCATCATTTTATCGGAAATCTTTCAGTTGAAGAATATTATTCTATCGGTCAGTACGAAGAAGATGCCCTTCAAAAACTTAATGAACTTTTTACAACTCATGATACTGTCATTCTTGTTGGCGGAAGTATGATGTATGAAAAAGCGGTGATAGAGGGGTTACATGATCTGCCGGAGGCCAATGCTGAAAATCAGGATAAACTTCAGGCTATTATGGAGCAGGAGGGAATAGAAAAGCTTCAGGAAATTTTACAGGAATTGGATCCCGAGTATTTCAGTGTGGTAGACATTCACAATCACCGCAGGCTATTGAGAGCCATTGATATTATCTGGCAAACGGATAAAAAATATTCTGACCATATTTCGGTTTCCCAGAATGGCAGAGATTTTAATGTGATCAGAATCGGAATAGAAGCTCCAAGGGAAGAACTGTACGACAGAATCAATAGGAGAGTGGATATTATGATGGAGAAAGGCTTGCCGGATGAGGTAAAAGGTCTTGAGAAATTCAAGAATCTGACGGCTTTAAATACAGTAGGATATGCGGAACTTTTCAAATATTTTGACGGAGAGTGGGATCTTGATTTTGCGGTTTCAGAAATTAAAAAGAACAGCCGAAGATATGCGAAACGTCAGCTGACATGGTACAGAAAGGCGGATGATATTCATTATTTACAATTGGGATATTCTGAAAAGGATTTTGGAGATTTGCTGAATTGGATTGCTGAACAATTTCAGGAATAA
- a CDS encoding bacteriocin-like protein, with amino-acid sequence MKKLKKLNRFNLKSISGGDVNNCFENCPAGPYGPGEPRSCADYYALPECCKGRVLVSFECFGPY; translated from the coding sequence ATGAAAAAATTAAAGAAATTAAACCGTTTCAATTTGAAATCAATTAGTGGAGGAGATGTCAACAACTGTTTTGAGAATTGTCCTGCCGGGCCATACGGGCCTGGTGAACCAAGATCGTGCGCAGATTATTATGCTTTACCGGAATGCTGTAAAGGAAGAGTACTGGTAAGTTTTGAATGTTTTGGCCCTTACTAA
- the gmk gene encoding guanylate kinase — MDKVIIFSAPSGSGKTTLVKHSLETFPELEFSISCTTRQPRGSEVHAVDYHFLTPDEFRQKISEDAFVEYEEVYTDKYYGTLKSEVEKIWNQGKVVIFDVDVKGGISLKKYFGDKALSIFIEPPSIEELERRLISRNTDDAETIKTRVAKAEEEMTYASEFDKIVINEDLDAAKIEIESLIKSFISN, encoded by the coding sequence ATGGATAAAGTAATTATATTTTCAGCACCATCAGGGAGCGGAAAAACTACATTGGTAAAGCATTCGCTGGAAACATTTCCTGAGCTGGAATTTTCAATCTCATGCACTACGAGGCAGCCAAGAGGAAGTGAAGTTCATGCAGTGGATTATCATTTTCTGACACCGGATGAATTCAGGCAGAAAATTTCTGAAGATGCTTTTGTAGAATATGAAGAAGTATATACTGATAAATATTACGGTACTTTAAAATCTGAAGTAGAAAAAATCTGGAATCAGGGAAAGGTAGTTATTTTTGATGTAGATGTAAAAGGAGGCATCTCGCTAAAAAAATATTTCGGTGATAAAGCGCTGTCTATTTTTATAGAACCACCTTCTATTGAAGAATTGGAACGAAGATTGATTTCCAGAAACACAGATGATGCAGAAACCATAAAAACCCGTGTTGCAAAGGCAGAAGAAGAAATGACCTACGCCAGCGAGTTTGACAAGATCGTGATTAATGAAGATCTTGATGCAGCTAAAATAGAAATAGAAAGTTTAATAAAAAGTTTTATCAGTAATTAA
- a CDS encoding YicC/YloC family endoribonuclease, protein MILSMTGFGRAEDVFEGKKITIDIKSLNSKSFDLNIKIPLRYKEKEFEIRKILNDRIIRGKVDCYVNIENLEESNDVKINKNLIDSYIKELKNIASDGPNFEYLKMAVRLPDAITSRPDELTEGEWEALAKIVNNAVDKFEEFRKTEGSNLHEELNRNIQNIDKYLAEVIPFEEERIVSVKERYQKSLKEFENVDETRFYQEMAYFTEKLDISEEKVRLTQHLKYYKEVMDNESFNGKKLGFISQEIGREINTLGSKANHADIQKLVVMMKDDLEKIKEQTLNVL, encoded by the coding sequence ATGATTTTATCAATGACCGGATTCGGTAGAGCCGAAGATGTTTTTGAAGGAAAAAAAATTACTATTGATATTAAATCTCTGAACAGCAAGAGCTTTGATTTGAATATTAAAATTCCTTTACGTTATAAAGAAAAAGAATTTGAAATCAGAAAAATTCTTAACGATAGAATTATCCGTGGAAAAGTAGACTGCTACGTTAATATAGAGAATCTTGAAGAGTCCAATGATGTAAAAATTAATAAAAATTTAATTGATTCTTATATCAAAGAACTTAAAAACATAGCTTCAGACGGCCCCAATTTCGAATACCTTAAAATGGCGGTAAGACTTCCTGATGCCATTACATCAAGACCAGACGAATTAACGGAAGGTGAATGGGAAGCTTTGGCTAAAATTGTCAATAATGCGGTGGACAAATTTGAAGAATTCAGAAAAACTGAAGGCAGTAATCTGCATGAAGAATTAAACAGGAATATTCAGAATATCGACAAATACCTTGCAGAAGTAATTCCTTTTGAAGAAGAAAGAATTGTAAGCGTGAAAGAGCGTTATCAGAAATCTTTGAAAGAATTTGAAAACGTGGATGAAACACGTTTCTATCAGGAAATGGCTTATTTTACTGAAAAACTTGATATTTCTGAAGAAAAGGTAAGACTTACCCAGCACTTGAAATATTATAAAGAAGTAATGGATAATGAGTCTTTCAACGGAAAAAAATTGGGCTTCATTTCTCAGGAAATCGGAAGAGAAATCAATACATTAGGGTCTAAAGCCAATCATGCAGATATCCAGAAACTGGTTGTGATGATGAAAGATGACCTTGAAAAAATAAAAGAACAAACGTTAAACGTATTATAA
- a CDS encoding bacteriocin-like protein: MKNLKKLNRKELQTLQGAGPATCTGCPKNTTYGNNPGDAPCEAFQMLPDRCKMCVIVDMSCMSGGVS, translated from the coding sequence ATGAAAAATTTAAAGAAATTAAACAGAAAAGAACTTCAAACACTGCAGGGAGCAGGCCCAGCCACATGCACAGGATGTCCTAAAAATACTACTTATGGAAATAATCCTGGCGATGCCCCTTGTGAAGCTTTTCAGATGCTTCCTGACCGTTGTAAAATGTGTGTTATTGTTGATATGTCATGTATGAGCGGAGGAGTATCTTAA
- a CDS encoding IS4 family transposase has translation MSVFKDHKISLKDVLEFIPEALLSHLSASTKVDYYSKVLHGRKIFYLLLYCIFDNEKLSQRTLEDTFNSSGFKALFGLGEEEKIRRSSISERLSKIDSNYFLEIYEQMYERFSELYSKTEIEKYNLIRVDSTIVADTCNKLKEGIDQKSGKKLVKFSFSFDGILPSAVDVFTGQKYSTEDNALAQAVLNQVKKEDHHDNIYIIDRGIQSTRTMKDFEEKLLKFIIRSKENRKYEEIESFIKTETPIKWDDWGVIKDSKVKLYTGKPIQNKRGNIHHREEKVETYFRLIVIKNEKTAKELWFITNEFELSAKEISDYYRKRWDIEVFFRFMKQELNLSHLVSLNKNGIEVMLYMTMIASMLLLIYKKVNNLGYKTAKRRIAMELRDMITAILIIFAGGILQKSSKLKT, from the coding sequence ATGTCAGTTTTTAAAGATCACAAAATATCACTTAAAGATGTTTTAGAATTTATTCCCGAAGCACTTTTAAGTCACCTTTCCGCAAGTACAAAAGTGGATTATTATAGTAAAGTTTTGCATGGAAGAAAAATATTCTACCTGCTTTTGTATTGCATATTTGATAATGAAAAATTAAGTCAAAGAACACTCGAAGATACTTTTAATAGCAGTGGATTCAAAGCGTTATTTGGCTTAGGGGAAGAGGAAAAGATTCGAAGGAGTTCAATTTCTGAGAGGCTTTCAAAAATTGATTCCAATTATTTCCTAGAAATCTACGAACAGATGTACGAAAGATTTTCGGAACTTTATTCCAAGACAGAAATCGAAAAATACAACTTAATCAGAGTTGACAGTACCATTGTAGCTGATACATGTAACAAGCTTAAAGAAGGAATTGATCAGAAAAGTGGAAAAAAATTAGTGAAATTCAGTTTTTCATTTGACGGAATTTTGCCATCAGCGGTAGATGTTTTTACGGGGCAAAAATACTCAACAGAAGATAATGCTCTTGCCCAGGCTGTTCTGAACCAGGTGAAAAAAGAAGATCATCATGATAATATTTATATCATAGACAGAGGGATCCAGTCTACAAGGACGATGAAAGATTTTGAAGAAAAGCTTCTGAAATTTATTATCCGTTCCAAAGAAAACAGGAAATATGAAGAGATTGAATCTTTTATTAAAACAGAAACCCCAATAAAATGGGATGATTGGGGAGTTATTAAAGACAGCAAAGTGAAGCTTTACACCGGAAAACCCATCCAAAACAAACGGGGAAATATTCATCATCGTGAAGAAAAAGTAGAAACATATTTTCGGTTGATCGTTATCAAAAATGAAAAAACAGCTAAAGAACTTTGGTTCATAACCAACGAATTTGAACTTTCTGCCAAAGAAATATCGGATTATTACCGTAAAAGGTGGGATATTGAGGTATTCTTCAGATTTATGAAACAAGAGTTGAATTTAAGCCATCTTGTTTCGCTCAATAAAAACGGAATTGAAGTAATGCTCTACATGACAATGATTGCTTCTATGCTGCTCTTGATTTACAAAAAAGTAAACAATTTAGGATATAAAACAGCTAAAAGACGCATCGCTATGGAACTTCGGGATATGATTACCGCAATTTTAATAATATTTGCGGGGGGGATCCTGCAAAAGTCTTCAAAACTTAAAACATAA
- the nadA gene encoding quinolinate synthase NadA encodes MSTETLEKAKSAIPVRGFLDIKDIAIPQGEELVKAILKLKEEKNAVILAHYYQPGEIQDIADFLGDSLQLARQAKDTNADMIVFCGVHFMAEAAKILNPTKKVVLPDTMAGCSLADGCSGEGLRKMREQHPNALIATYINCNAETKAESDIIVTSSNAETVIEALPKDRPIIFAPDKNLGRYLSKKTGRDMILWDGSCVVHEAFSMERIAQQLADNPDAKLIAHPESEEAVLKLAHFIGSTSALLNYVEKDDCQKFIIATEEGILHEMRKRAPHKELIPALVFDESCNCSECFYMKRNTMEKLYLCMKYELPEILIDEELRLKALKPIEAMLDLSKSIK; translated from the coding sequence ATGAGTACCGAAACATTAGAAAAAGCTAAATCTGCAATTCCTGTCAGAGGATTTCTGGATATAAAAGATATTGCTATTCCTCAGGGAGAAGAGCTTGTGAAAGCCATTCTTAAACTGAAAGAAGAAAAAAATGCAGTGATTCTTGCCCATTATTACCAGCCGGGAGAAATTCAGGATATTGCTGATTTCCTTGGAGATTCTTTACAGCTGGCAAGACAGGCAAAAGATACCAATGCTGACATGATCGTATTCTGTGGAGTACATTTCATGGCAGAAGCCGCTAAAATCCTAAATCCAACTAAAAAAGTAGTTCTTCCTGATACGATGGCCGGATGCTCTCTGGCAGACGGTTGTTCTGGTGAAGGATTAAGAAAAATGCGTGAGCAGCACCCGAATGCTTTAATTGCCACTTACATCAACTGTAATGCGGAAACAAAAGCAGAAAGTGACATTATTGTAACAAGCTCAAATGCTGAAACCGTTATTGAAGCCCTTCCGAAAGACAGACCAATCATCTTCGCACCGGATAAAAACCTGGGAAGATATCTGTCTAAGAAAACAGGACGTGATATGATCCTTTGGGATGGAAGCTGTGTGGTACACGAAGCATTTTCAATGGAAAGAATTGCCCAGCAACTGGCAGACAATCCGGATGCAAAATTGATTGCACATCCCGAAAGTGAAGAAGCAGTTTTGAAACTGGCTCACTTTATTGGTTCCACTTCTGCTCTGTTGAACTATGTAGAAAAAGATGACTGTCAGAAATTCATCATCGCTACAGAAGAAGGAATTCTTCACGAAATGAGAAAACGTGCTCCTCACAAGGAACTGATTCCTGCATTGGTTTTTGATGAAAGCTGCAACTGTTCAGAATGTTTCTACATGAAACGCAACACCATGGAAAAGCTATATTTATGTATGAAATATGAGCTTCCTGAAATTCTTATCGATGAAGAATTAAGGTTAAAAGCATTGAAGCCTATTGAAGCCATGCTTGATCTTTCAAAAAGTATAAAATAA